The sequence CCGGCTTCCGGCGGGTGCTCACCGGCAGCATGGCAGGCGCCATCCTGGAGTGGTACGACTTCGCGATCTACGGCGTGCTCGCCGCCACCGTGCTCGGCCCGCTGTTCTTCCCCGGTGAGGACGGCATCACCAAGTTGCTGCTCGCACTCGCCACACAGGGCCTCGGGTTCGTGGCGAGGCCGTTGGGCGGCATCGTGTTCGGCCACCTCGGCGACCGCTTCGGCCGCAAGCCCATGCTGGTCGTGACCTTCCTGCTGCTGGGAACGGCCACCGCCGCCATCGGTGTCCTCCCGACCTACCACGACGTCGGCATCACCGCGACGGTCCTGCTCGTGGCACTGCGACTGGTGCAGGGCTTCGCTCTCGGCGGCGAGTTCGGCGGCGCGGTGCTCCTCGTGAGCGAGTACGGCGAACCGAAGCGGCGCGGGTTCTGGGCCGCATGGCCACAGGCCGGAGCTCCGGCAGGCACGGTGCTGGCCACCGCGATGATCACCGTGCTGGCTCTGACCACAAGCGACGCGGCGTTCGAGTCGTGGGGCTGGCGAGTGGCGTTCCTGTTCGCGCTCCCGCTGCTGATCATCGGCTTCTGGATCCGCAAGGGTGTGGAGGAGTCTCCGGTGTTCCGCGAGGCTCAGTCGCACATCGCGCCGCAGACGCAGGAGAAGAAGAAGTCGAGCATCCTGCTCGCGCTGTCCCGCCCACGGCAGGTGCTGCATGGCCTGGGCATGCGATTGGGCGAGAACATCGCGTTCTACATCTACACGACGTTCGTCATCGCCTACGCGACCTCCTTCTTCGGGTTCGCCCGAGGGGACGTCGTACTCGCCGTCACCTTCGCATCGGTGTTCCAGTTCGTCGGCATGATCGGCGGAGGTGCGTGGTCCGACCGCGTCGGGCGTAAGACGGCGATGCTCGTGCCGACGGCCGTGCTGATCGCGTGGGCACCGATCTTCTTCTGGCTCGTGCACTTCGAAAGCGTCCCGTTGCTGTGGATCGGCGTGTGCGTCGGTGCGTTCTTCCACGGCATGCTCGCCGGTCCGGAAGCCGCGTGGATCACCGAACTCTTCCCGACGCGTTACCGCTACGCGGGTGCCTCGCTGGTGTTCCAGGGCTCGTCGATCATCGCGGGCGCTCCCGCGCCGTTCATCGCCGTGTGGCTCATCGAGAACTTCGGTGTCGGCATGGTGATCGGCTACCTCGCGGTGACGATGGCGATCACGTTCGTGGCCGTGGCCACGAGCAAGGAGACGAAGGGCGTCGATCTGAACGCGGTGAAGTAGCTGTCACGACCGCGACCCGAGAGACGTCGAGGGCCGCCTTCCCGTGCGGGGAGGCGGCCCTCGACGTGTGAGGTGGGAGGAGGGAAACGGCCCTCCCGGTCAGTTGCGGCCCCTGACGTCGAACTGATGCCGGTTCGTGATCAGCTTGTTGAGCAGCATGATCAGGATGCGCTGCTCGGTTCCGGTCAGCACACTCGTCCACTCGTGCTCGCGCTCGTTGTGCGCGCGGAAGACCTCCACGATCTCCTTGTGCCCCTGCTCCGTCAGCGACAGCCGCACGGAGCGGCCGTCCCGCGCGTCGGGGCTCCGGTCGAGCAGCCCGTCGGCCACCAGCGTCTTCGCCAGGTTCGACACGGCCGCCCTGCTCATGCCCGTCAGCACGGCCGCCCTCTTCGGTTCGAGCGGCCCCGCCAGCCACGTCACGAACAACAGCCGGAACGCCGACCACGACAGGCCGTGCGGGCGGTGCACCGCGGCCTCGAGATCGTAGGTGACGATGTTGGACGCGCGGTTGAGCGTCAGCAGCACCTCGGTGGCCAGTTGATGGCGGAAGCCGTACTCGCCCGCGAGGCGCTGGTTGGCGAGTTCGACGAACGACCAGAAATCGAGGTCGTGCGCGGACTGCGGCTGCTCGCCGGCTTCGCGGTCCCGGTCGTCGTCGGTCATGCCCACACTGTAGAGATTCCCGGTCCGAACGGAACCCACGATCGACGCCGGATACGGGTGTTCACGGCTGCCCGGCGCGGAGGGTCCACGGGTCGGTACACCGCGTTGACACCCGCACCTCGATGTCGCCGACCTGCCTGATCACCTCAGCGGCCTGCTCGCACCACGGCCACTCGCTGGCCCAGTGGGTGAGGCCGACGAGGGCGGGACCACCCCGTTCGAGATGTTCACCGGCGGGGTGGTGACGCAGGTCGGCCGTGACGTAGACGTCCACGCCCGCCGCCGTGGCCTCGGCGAGATAGCTGTCCCCCGCACCGCCGGACACCGCCACCGTCCGCACGAGCCGATCCGGATCTCCCGCGCCGAGCACGCCCGGCCGCGTCGCGGGCAGCGCCGCGCCGACGCGACGCACGAACTCCGCGAACGGCACCGCCTCGGGCAATTCCCCGATCCTCCCGATACCCGTCAAACCCGGTCCCTCGGCGTGCGGCGCGAGTGGCCGGAGCACCCGCACCCCGATGCGCTCGGCGAGCGCGTCCGAGACTCCCGGCACCGCGGAATCGGCGTTGGTGTGGGCGCAGAACAGGGCAGCGTGTGCCCGCACGAGGCGATGCACGAGCCTGCCCTTGGCCGTGTCGGTGCCCACGCCGTGGACGCCGCGCAGCAACAGCGGATGGTGTGCCACCACGAGCTGGGCACCCCACTCCAGTGCCTCGTCCACCGTGGCCGTCACCGGATCGACGCACACCAGCACCCGCTCGACCCCGTCGGCGGGGTCTCCGCACACCAGGCCAACGGCGTCCCACGACTCGGCGAGGTCACGCGGGTAGGCCGCGTCGAGAGCGGCGATCACATCGGACACTGTCGAAGCCATGCCGTGATCCTCCCAAACGCGCTCAGCACCGTGCTCCGCGTGCCCTCGACATCGTGTAGAGGTGGTGAACAAGCGTGATCAGCACCTGCTTGGCCGAATCGCGCTCACGCGCGTCGCAGTCAACCACCGGCACCGTGTCACCGACGGACAGTGCCTCGCGCAGCTCGTCGAGACCGTGTGCTGTGCCGGGGAAGTTGTTGCGGGCCACGACGAACGGCATGCCGAACTGCTCAAGCCGGTCGATGGCGTACCAGGAGTCCTCGATCCGCCTCGTGTCCACCAGCACGACGGCACCCAGCGTTCCCGCGAAGAGGCGATCCCACAGGAACCAGAACCGCCGCTGCCCCGGCGCGCCGAACAGGTACAGCACCAGCTCGTCGGTCAGCGAGACCCGGCCGAAGTCGAACGCCACCGTCGTGCGCAGCTTCCCCGCCACCCCCGCGGTGCTGTCAACGCCCCTACCTGCCTCGGTCATAGTCTCCTCTGTGGACAGCGGCCTTATCTCGCTGACCGAGCGCACCAGAGTGGTCTTCCCCGCACCGAAACCGCCGACGATGACGATCTTCGTGCCGTCCTTCACCGTGCTGCGCAGAGGTGTGCGGGTGGAGCGCGTGCCGAACACGGCTCGCTCAGAGGTTGCGAAGTCCGACAAGGACCTTCTCCAGGAACGCGGGATCGGGAAGCTGATCGGCGGCACGCGGCGCGGAGGGGTGGCGGACCGTGACCGCGCCCGTTGCCACGAGGTCGGCGACGAGGATCTTGACGACGCTGACGGGCAGGCCCAGCTCGGCCGCCACCTCGACCACGGCCGTGGGATCGGCACACAGCGACAGGATGCGGGTGTACTCGGACTGCATGCCGGGCTCCGGCTCGCGCTCGCTCACGACCAGCGTGACGAGGTCCATGCCGGCCGCCTCTCCCCTGCTCCGCCCGCTGGTGATCGTGTAGAGCCGGTCGGGCCGGTCGTGGGCGGTGTCGATGCCGGTGGTCATGCCGGCTGACCGCTGCGCCTGCGGTGCCGGGGCGGAGCGGTGAGGAACGCCCCGATCTGCTCCACCAGCTCGTTCATCTTGTGCCCCACGAGCCCGACGTCCGCGTTCTCCCTCGCCACCACAGCGAGGTGGGCGCCCTCCCCTGCCTCCACCACGAAGAGCAGACCGCCGTGGAACTCGGTCATGGACTGCCGCACACCTCCCGAGCCGTCGCCGAACTCGGCGGAAGCACTCTGCGCCAGCGCCTGCACCCCGGCCGCGATCGCGGCGAGCTGGTCAGCCTTGTCGATCCCGAGATTGCGTGTGTGGCAGAGCTTCAACCCATCGCGCGAGAGCACCAGTGCGTGGCGTGCTCCCGGGGTCTGCTCCAGCAGGCTCTGCAGGAACCATTCGAGACTCTGATCTGTGGTGCTCATGGTCGAGTTCCCTCAGTCGGCTGTGGTCGGTGGGGTGTTCGGTCGCACGGCGCTGCGGAAGGCACTGAACCGGGCGCCCGCATCGGCACGCGGCTTGACCTCCACCCGCTGCCTCGCCCTCGGAGGCGGCGACGTGACGAGCGTCTGCCCACGGCGGCGCTTGGGCAGGCGGGCCGCCTGGGATGCCGACTGGGCGTCGGCGACGGGACGGCGACGCACCGTCGGCTCGTCCTCGGGGCACGGCTTTGTGATCAGGGTCGCCGGGATGCGCAGCACCACGCTGACCCCGCCGCGCGGAGACCGGCGGAACCGGACCCGCAACTGGTGCTTGCGCGCGAGCCGCCCGACGACCGCGAGGCCGAGCCGGGTTCCCGAGAGCGCGGCGAGATCGAGGGGCTCCGTGGTGGACACGGCCAACTCGGCGCGTTCGAGGGCGTGCGGCTTCATGCCGATCCCGGCGTCCTCCACGATCACGACAACGCCCGACGAGAGCTGTTCGACGTACACGTGCACGTCCTCAGACGGCTTGGAGAACTTCGTGGCGTTGTCCATCAGCTCGGCCAGCACGTGCATCACATCCTCAGCCGCGTAGCCGACGACGGCGGCCGTGCAGGCGGAATGCAGCCGGACTCGCTGGTAGGCGCTGATCCTTCCCATAGCACCGCGCAGGATGCTCTCCATGATGATCGGCCTCGTCCACCGCCGTCCCGTCCTGGCACCGGTGAGCACCGCGATACTGTCGGCCAGCCTGCCTGCCTGGGACGTGCAGTGATCGAGTTTGAGCAGGTCGCCCAGCACGTCCTCGTCGTGCCGGTACTCCATCTCGCGGAGATCGGCCAGCATGCCGATGGCGATGGCCTGCACCCGGCCCGCCGCATTGGCGCACGCGGCCATGGCAGCTTCCCGCTGCCGCTCGCTCACGTCCAGCTCTTTCGTGAAGACGTGCACGATACGCTCGTAGAATTCATTCGAATGATTCGACAATTCAGCCTTTACGGTGTCGATCGACGCGCCTTCTCGTAATCGGCGTGCGGCGAGTGGAAGGGTTTCGTCAGCCAGTAGGGTGAGTTCGGTTTCCCGCTTTTCGGCGCGCTGCTGCACATCCTGTAGTTCCGCGCAGTGCACGGCCGCCACGAACGTCGCCGCGCACAGCAACGCCAGCGCGACACCACCCACGAGGAGGATCGGAAGCCGTTGTGACGAGGGCGTTTCGGCGCAGGCCCACACCCAGAGACAGCCCGTGATGACGACCGATGCGGCCAGCGCGAGCAAGGCCCTGCCGTTCGGCGAATCCGGTGTGAGCGCACGGAGTGCATGCGACGGGGAAATGGGAGCCCCCCAGTGTGCTAGGTGTGCTTGACATTCTCTGAACGAAGCCGGCAGCGGAAGTTCCGATTTCCCGAATGCCGACGAGACCGGCAGCTTAGTCGAGCCGTTCCGCACCTGCCACCGGACCGACTCGCGCAGGGACCCGATTTCCCCCGAACCGATTGCCGAAGCGCCTTTCCCCACCGGCACCGCCTCCCATGGCGCGGGGGACACTGGGTGTATGGCCGACCGCACCCGCCACTCCCGCCAAGGAGCGAACTCGCCGACCAGCATCGTCTTCGTGTGCACCGGCAACATCTGCCGCTCACCGATGGCCGAGATCGTGTTCCGCCACCGCCTCACCGAGCACGGGCTCTCCGAGACTGTGATCGTCCGCAGCGCAGGCATCGGCGACTGGCACGTCGGTGAACCGGCCGATCCCCGGGCCAGGGCCATCCTGAGGGCTGGCGGCTACCCCGTGCGGCATGTCGCTGCCCAGATCGGTCCCGGCCACCTGACCGCCGACCTGCTGCTCGCCGCCGACCAGGGACACCTGAACCACCTGCGGCCCCTCGTCGGCGACCCGGCCAGGCTGCGCCTGCTGCGCAGCTTCGATCCCACCGCGCCCGACGGCGCCGAGGTACCCGACCCGTACTACGGGGGCGACGACGGCTTCGCCGAGGTCCTCGCCATGATCGAGAGGGCGGTGGACGGGCTGCTCGGCTGGGTGCGTGACCGGTGAGCGACCACGAGGTCCTGCGGGCCGCGCAGCGGCACACCGGGGTGCGGGCCGCTCACGAGCGGCCGCTCTCAGGAGAGGCCACCGTGGTCACCCTGCGGGACGGCCGCGAGGTCGTCGTCAAGCACGGGCCGGGCCCCGGCGCTGCTGTGGCGGAGGCCTCGGGACTGCGGTGGCTGGCAGAGCACGGTGATGTGCCGATCCCCGAGGTCCACGGCGCCGACGACGACTGGCTGGTGATCGACTACATTCCGCGGGGACGGCCCACCGTGGAGGCTGCGGAGACATTCGGGCGCGGGCTGGCGGCCCTGCACCTGCGGCAGGCCCCCGCATTCGGCTCCGCCCCGCCCGGGGGCCGCACCGACGCCTGGATCGGGCACGCCCGCATGCGCAACGAACCACACGACGACTGGCCCTCCTTCTACGCCCGCTGCCGGGTGGAGCCGTACGTGCGCCAGGCAGTGGATCGTGGGCTGTTCTCAGCCGGTGAGGCCGCCGTGTTCGATGAGGTGTGCGGCAGGCTTCCCGCACTGGCCGGAGCGGGCGAACCGCCGTCCCGGCTGCACGGCGACGCCTGGAGCGGCAATGTCCACTGGGGTGCGGACGACCGCGTGTGGCTGCTCGATCCCGCCGCGCACGGTGGACATCGGGAGACCGACCTCGCCATGCTCCGCCTCTTCGGGACGCCGCTGCTCGACCACGTGCTCGGCGCGTACCGGGAGGCCGCCGAGGACCTCGGCCGTCCCCTCGCCCCCTGCGACGAACAGAGGGTGCCCCTGCACCAGCTCTTCCCGCTCCTCGTGCACACCGTCCTGTTCGGCGGCGGTTACGCGAGCAAGGCGCGCAGCGCCGCCCACGCGGCGTTGCGGGCACCCGGTTAGCGAGGGTCGCCCTCGCCCTACCCGCGTACCCCTGTCGGAACAGCGGTCCGCCGGTCCGCATACCGTGGTGGACGTGCGCTGGAAATTGCTGCTCCAGCCGGGTTGGCTGGCGCTCACGCTCGTCGTGTTCGGGTTCGCCGTGACCTGCTACACGGTGCTCGCGCCGTGGCAGTTCGACCGTCACGCCGAGCGCCAGGCGCAGAACGACGCCGTCTCGACGTCGTTCGGGCAACAGCCACGCCCGCTGGACGAGGTACTGCCGGAAGGGCAGCGGCCGGGGCGGGGAACCGAGTGGCGCAGGGTGCTGGTCGAGGGCACCTACCTGCCCGAGCACGAGGTCATCGCCAGGCTGAGGACCGTGCAGGGCGAACCGGCTTTCGAGGTGCTGACGCCACTGCTGACGTCCTCGGGAAGGGTGGTTCTGGTCGATCGGGGCTACGTTCGGCCCGTGGACGGTGATGTGCCGCCGTTTGCCGCGCCACCCGGCGGCACGGTCGTCGTCGAGGCCAGGATTCGCGGCGACGAGATCGACCCGCAGGGCCGGGCCGCGTTCGCCGACGCCTCCACCCAGGGCAGGCTGCACGCCTACGCCGTCAATTCCCGCACCGTCGCCGACGCGACCGGCCTCGACATCTCGGCGGGCTACGTGCAGCTCACCGAGGGGCAGCCGGGAGTTCTCGGTGCACTGCCGCTGCCCGTGCTCGAAGCGGGCCCCTACTTCTCCTACGCGCTCCAGTGGATCGCGTTCGGCACGATGGTGATCCTCGGGTGGGGCTACTTCACCGTCAGGGAGCTGAAGCCAGGAGGGGCGCTGTCCGGGGACGGCCAGGGTGGCGCTCGTCGCAAGTCGGTGGCCGAACTGCTGGCCGAGGACGAGAACGGAACCAGTGACAAGGACGACGAGCGGGATCCGGAGAGCACTGTCGGCACCGGTGGACACTCCGGCACCGACGTCTCGCGGCGCTAACCCGGAGGAAGCGCACGAGCCCGTGGGGGCAGTGCTGGCCATGGTGCCTGCACTCCGCGCCCGCGCATCTGATCGGCGTAACACGAGCACCGGGCGGTGACCCCCTGCGGCTTTGATCGCGCGAGCGGAAGACCGGCACCGACCGGGGTGCCGCCCGCTTCAGCCCCGGCGCCCGCGACGCACGGCCGGCAGCAGGGCGGCGGCGGCCGAGGTGGCACCGGCGAGCCAGCCCACCACGCGGGACAGCTCGACCGCCCTGGTGACGTGGCCCGCGTCGGGATTGCGCCCCTCGCCGAGCACGGGCAGCTCCCGGACCCCGTCCGGGTACACCGTGCGCCCGCCGAGCCGGATCTCCAGCGCGCCTGCGTAGGCGGCGACGACCCGGCCCGAGTTCGGGTCGGGGTGCAGCACCGTGTCCCTCCGCAAGGCCCGCCACGCGCCACCGGCCGACCCGCCGACGACCGGGGCTCCTGCCACGGTCAACGCGGCCGTCACGCGGGTGGGCAGCAGATTCATCGCCGTGTCGAGGCATGCGGCGGGAAGTCCGAACCGCCGACTTCCCCCGCCTTCGGTGGCCACCCTGCCGACCACGCCTGCAGCGCGCGACGCGAGCAGACCGGGCATCCCCGCGAGCGCGCCCCACAGCAGGGGCGCGACCACCGTGTGGGACGTGTTGTGCGCGACGGCCTCCACCGAGGCCCGCGCCAGCCCCACCGTGTCGAGATCCTGCGAGCGGCGTGAATCCCAGAGCGCCAGGGTCTGGCGGGTGGCGTTGCCGTCGCCCGTCTCCAACTGCCGGGCCAGCGCCGTGCCGTCGGTGGCGAGGCGGGCTCCCCCGAGCACCGCCCAGGTGCCCGCGGCGGTGGTGACAGCGCTCAGCAACGGGCGGCCTCGGGCAACGCGTTCGAGGGCGGTTCCCGCCAGCACAGCCGCGCCTGCCACCACGCCGACGTGCACCGCACCGGCGAGCTGACCGTCCGACGGCAGCCGTCCACGCACTCCCCGTGCGACCTTCTCGATCGTGGCGTCAGCCCGCCCTCGCACCGACTCGCCGACCATCGCGTCGGCCATGACGCCCAGCAGCAGTCCCACAGCCCGCGCCGCGCTCACTAAGACCCCTACCCCCGTGTCTGTCCGAGTGCCGCGAGACTATCGCCTCGCTTCCCGCTCAGTTCCCTGCCTCCGCCCACGCGCGCAACATGACGTGTGCGATAGAAGTCCCCCCAGCGAGCCTGAGATCGGGGTCGTTCCGGGTGAGAGCGGCACGCACCCGTTCGCGAGACACCCACATGGCGTCCTCGATCTCACCCTCGGCCGGGGTCACCCGAGCCGCGACATCGGCACGAGCAGCGAACCCGATCATGATCGAGCGAGGGAACGGCCACGGCTGGCTTCCGAGATAGCGGATGTCACGGACCGCCACCCCGACCTCCTCCCTGATCTCCCGCTCGACGCACAGCTCCAGCGACTCGCCTGCCTCGACGAAACCAGCGAGCACCGAGTAACGCTTCGCGGGCCACACCGGACTCCGGGCCAGCAGCACGTTCTCGCCGTTGACACCGATGTCGTCATGCACGAGGCAGATCACGGCGGGGTCCGTCCTCGGGTACTCCTCGCGCCCGCATTCCTCGCACACGCTGGCCCAGCCGTACTGCCGAAGGCCGGTCGGCCCACCGCAGAGGGCGCAGTGCCGGGCACGGCGATGCCAGTTACGCAGCGCCACCGCCGTGGTGAGCAGCCCCGCGGCCGTGTCGCCGAGCACCATGCCGTGTGTCCGCAGGTCCACCCACACCTCGCCACGTGCGACGGGAACCTCTGTCGGCAGACCCCAGCCCAGGTCGAGCGGAAGGCTGCCGGCATCGGCACCAGGGTCCGCGAGCACGGCCCAGTAGTCGGTCTCCTGCCACTGCCCGAGGAAGACGGCCCCGTCGGGCAACTCCGGTGCGACGTCGGGCGCCGGTGTCGTGGACAGCGGCACATCGCGCGGGTCGGCACTCGTGATCAGCTCGTGGGGCACCGGGGAGCGGCCGTGGCTGTCCACCCTCACGACCCGCGCCGACGACCAGCCTGCCCGCATCCGTTCCGGGTCGGTGCGCAGCGCCTCCTGCCGGTCGGCTGTCGATCGTGACAACGCGGGTGGCGACGACAGCCGGAACGGAACGGCGTCGTTCGCCGAGGCGCCGGAGTGCGCAGGGGTCATCGAGATCGCCGGGTTCACCGGGCGGAACCTGGCTCGGCGCCGAGGACCACACCGCCCAGCGCGGTCAGCTTCGGCGCGAGCACATCGGCGTCACCGACCACGACCCCGGTGAAACGGTGGGGCGCGAAGAACTCCAGTGCGGCCTGCGCCACCTGCTCCGTGGTCACCGAGGCCAGCCGCTGCGGATGCTCGGCGAGCCATTCGATTCCCAGTCCCACGGCGGTCAGCGCGGCGAGCTGACTGGCGAGTCCCGCCTGGGACGACGACGCGATCAGCAACGTCCCCACCGCGTACTGCCGGACGGAATCGACCTCGGTGTCCGTGGGTGGCACGAGCGCGAGCCTGCCCAGCTCGTAGCGGGTCTCCAGCAGAGCGGCGGCGGTGACCTCGCTGGCGGTGTCGGCCTCGACCTGGACGGTCGCCTTGGCCCCGGTGAACTCGAACCCGGAGTGCGCGCCGTAGGTGTATCCCTTGTCCTCGCGGATGTTCTCCACGAGGCGCGACGAGAAGTAGCCGCCGAAGGTCAGGTTGGCGAGCTGGAGCGCGGGGTAGCGGGGGTCCGTCCTCGGCAGCGCCTGCGCCGAGAGCCGGATCTGCGACTGCACCGCGCCGGGCCTGCCGACGAGCAGGACATCGCCGGGCGAGAGGTCCGGCAGCGGGGGCAGCTCCCGCGCCCGCACGTCACTGGCCCAGCCCGTCAGCGCGCGCTCGACCTCGGCCACCGCGGTGTCCGGGTCAACGTCCCCGACCACGACCAGCGTGGAGCCGCCCGGCAGCACCGACGCCGCGTGCAGCGACCGCACCCCCTCCCCTTCCACGGCGGCGACGTCGGTGGCCATCGGCATCTCGCGCGTGTAGGGGTGGTCGCCGTAACGCCGGCGCTGCAACGCCTCCCGTGCGATCACCCTGGGCTGGGTGCGTGCCACCGCGAGCCGCTCGGAGATCCGGTCGGCCTCCCTGCGCACCTCCGCGTCCACATGCGACGCCTCGGTGAGCACATCGGCGAGCACGTCGAGCAACTCGGGCAGTTTCCCGGCCAGCGCGCTGCCCGAGACCCGGAGGTGTTCGGGATCGACGACGGTGCCGAGATCTCCGCCGATGAGCGCGAGGTCGGTGTCGATGCCGACGCGGTCGCGGCGGCGGGTGCCGGTGAGCAGCGTCTCGGCGAGAACCTCGGCGGTGGCCGGGTGCATCGGATCGTCACCCGCGAACGGGATCGTCAGGCGCAGCTCGACCATCGGCACCGTGGGCTTGCGCACGGCGAGCACGCGAAGCCCGTTGCCGAGCACCGTGTCCACGTGGGCGAGTTCCGTGGCGCGCTTCTGCTCTCCCAGCGGGGGTAGTGGCCTCGGGCCTTCCTCCGTGTGGCCGATCTCCTCGGCGGAGCGATAACTGGTCGCGCTCACTGGGCACCTCCCTGTCCCGGTTCCACCACGAGAACGGCACGCGAATCGGGTCGCAGCGCCTTCGCCGCCTCGGACACCTGCTCTGCCGTCACCGCCGCGATACGCTCCGGAAGCCGGTACACCAGCGCCGCGTCACCGTAGAGCAGCTCCAGCGAGCCGAGTCCGAGTGTGCGGGCCACGAGCCGGTCGTGATCGGAGTGCAGGTTGGCGCTCCACCTGGCGGTCACCTTGGCGAGTTCACGCTCCCCCGGCGGCGTGGTGGCGAGTGCGTCGAGTTCGGCGTCGAGCGCGTCGAGCACCCGCTCCGGCGACGTGTCGGGGCCGTGGATCGCGGTCACCGAGAACGTGTCGGGATTGCG comes from Saccharomonospora xinjiangensis XJ-54 and encodes:
- the nudC gene encoding NAD(+) diphosphatase, which encodes MTPAHSGASANDAVPFRLSSPPALSRSTADRQEALRTDPERMRAGWSSARVVRVDSHGRSPVPHELITSADPRDVPLSTTPAPDVAPELPDGAVFLGQWQETDYWAVLADPGADAGSLPLDLGWGLPTEVPVARGEVWVDLRTHGMVLGDTAAGLLTTAVALRNWHRRARHCALCGGPTGLRQYGWASVCEECGREEYPRTDPAVICLVHDDIGVNGENVLLARSPVWPAKRYSVLAGFVEAGESLELCVEREIREEVGVAVRDIRYLGSQPWPFPRSIMIGFAARADVAARVTPAEGEIEDAMWVSRERVRAALTRNDPDLRLAGGTSIAHVMLRAWAEAGN
- a CDS encoding M16 family metallopeptidase; this encodes MSATSYRSAEEIGHTEEGPRPLPPLGEQKRATELAHVDTVLGNGLRVLAVRKPTVPMVELRLTIPFAGDDPMHPATAEVLAETLLTGTRRRDRVGIDTDLALIGGDLGTVVDPEHLRVSGSALAGKLPELLDVLADVLTEASHVDAEVRREADRISERLAVARTQPRVIAREALQRRRYGDHPYTREMPMATDVAAVEGEGVRSLHAASVLPGGSTLVVVGDVDPDTAVAEVERALTGWASDVRARELPPLPDLSPGDVLLVGRPGAVQSQIRLSAQALPRTDPRYPALQLANLTFGGYFSSRLVENIREDKGYTYGAHSGFEFTGAKATVQVEADTASEVTAAALLETRYELGRLALVPPTDTEVDSVRQYAVGTLLIASSSQAGLASQLAALTAVGLGIEWLAEHPQRLASVTTEQVAQAALEFFAPHRFTGVVVGDADVLAPKLTALGGVVLGAEPGSAR